One genomic segment of Rhizobium viscosum includes these proteins:
- a CDS encoding Gfo/Idh/MocA family protein, giving the protein MAIEASSEQTREPRIRLGMVGGGAGAFIGAVHRIAARIDDQYDLIAGALSSTPEKAVQSGRDLGLDPSRTYSSYREMAIREAKLKNGIEAVSIVTPNHVHYDAAKEFLRRGIHVICDKPLTSNLADAKKLKKVADESGALFILTHNYTGYPMVRQAREMIANGELGDIRIVQAEYPQDWLTEAIEQSGQKQAAWRTDPAQSGVGGSTGDIGTHAYNLASFITGLELDSLAADLDSFVPGRRLDDNAHVMLRFKAKGSEKPAKGMLWCSQVAPGHENGLKVRVYGTKGGIEWVQADPNYLWYTPFGESKRLITRNGAGSGAAAARVSRIPSGHPEGYLEAFATIYTEAAHAINAHKKGKAVDKAVVYPTVDDGVKGVAFVEACVASSKRNGAWVKV; this is encoded by the coding sequence ATGGCAATCGAAGCATCATCCGAACAGACCCGCGAGCCGCGCATCCGGCTCGGCATGGTCGGCGGCGGGGCAGGGGCCTTCATCGGCGCTGTTCACCGCATCGCCGCACGTATCGACGACCAGTATGATCTGATCGCCGGCGCGCTGTCGTCGACACCGGAAAAGGCTGTTCAGTCCGGTCGCGATCTCGGTCTCGATCCGTCGCGCACCTATTCCAGCTACCGGGAAATGGCGATCCGCGAGGCGAAGCTGAAGAATGGCATCGAAGCCGTTTCCATCGTGACGCCGAACCACGTGCATTATGACGCCGCCAAGGAATTCCTGCGCCGCGGCATTCATGTCATCTGCGACAAGCCGCTTACTTCGAACCTTGCCGATGCCAAGAAACTGAAGAAGGTTGCCGACGAGAGCGGCGCACTCTTCATCCTGACGCATAACTATACCGGCTATCCGATGGTGCGTCAGGCGCGCGAGATGATTGCCAATGGCGAACTCGGCGATATCCGTATTGTTCAGGCTGAATATCCGCAGGACTGGTTGACCGAAGCGATCGAACAGTCCGGCCAGAAGCAGGCTGCATGGCGCACCGACCCGGCCCAGTCCGGCGTCGGCGGCTCGACCGGCGATATCGGCACGCATGCCTATAACCTGGCGTCCTTTATCACGGGTCTCGAACTCGACAGCCTTGCTGCCGATCTCGACAGCTTCGTGCCGGGCCGCCGTCTCGACGACAACGCCCATGTGATGCTGCGCTTCAAAGCCAAGGGTTCGGAAAAGCCCGCAAAGGGCATGCTCTGGTGCAGCCAGGTGGCGCCGGGTCATGAGAACGGTCTCAAGGTGCGCGTTTACGGAACCAAGGGTGGTATCGAATGGGTTCAGGCCGATCCGAACTATCTCTGGTACACGCCGTTCGGTGAATCCAAGCGGCTGATCACCCGCAATGGTGCCGGCTCCGGTGCTGCCGCAGCGCGCGTCTCACGCATCCCGTCCGGTCATCCGGAAGGTTATCTCGAAGCCTTCGCGACGATCTATACGGAAGCCGCACATGCCATCAATGCCCACAAGAAGGGCAAGGCCGTCGACAAGGCCGTGGTCTATCCGACCGTCGATGATGGCGTTAAGGGCGTGGCCTTCGTCGAGGCTTGCGTCGCCTCCTCGAAGCGCAACGGCGCCTGGGTCAAGGTTTGA